The Akkermansiaceae bacterium genomic interval GAAATTCTTGATGTTTTCCGTGGTGAAAACATGGCGCTCACCGGACTTCCGGTAGCGGTTGTAGCCCGGGTCACCCAGGTCGAGGGTCTCGCCGACAGGGACTTCCACTTCGTAGGCCGCGCGGTGGCGGATGAGGGACTCTTCCGCGATTTCCGCGAAGCCGATGCCGCCGATCTTCGAGGAAACGCCGGTGAAGGAGAAATCCACGACATCTGTGCCGATGCCGATGGCTTCGAAGGTCTGGGAACCCTGGTAGGAGTTGAGGACGGAGATGCCCATCTTCGACATGATCTTGAGCAGGCCCTTCTCCAACGCCTTGCGGTAGTTGGACATGGCCTTCTCGGTGCTGATGTCGAGCTTGCCCTTGCCTTTGTCCGCGGCGACGAGCTGGCGGACGGTGGCGTAGCCGAGGTATGGGCAGACGGCCGTCGCGCCGAAGCCGAAGCAGCAGGCGATCTGGTGCACGTCCCGCGCTTCACCGGTCTCGATGACCAGGGAGGCACGCATCCGCTTGCGGATCCGGGTGAGGTGGTGGTGGATCGTTCCGATCGCCAGCAGCGTCGGGATCGGCACCTTGCCGGCGGAGGTCGCCCGGTCGGAAAGGATGAGGATGCTGTGGTTCGACTTCACCGCTTCCTCGGCTTCGAGGCAGAGCTTGTCGAGGCGGGGCTTGAGGCCTTCCGCTCCGCTGGAGGCGGCCCAGGTGCAGTCCAGCGTGACAGCCGGGAAGCCTTCCTCGCCGAGGTCCTTGGTCTTCTCCAGTTCGTGTTCGAAGAGGATCGCGCTTTCCAGGCTGACGGTGCGGCAGTGGCCGGGAGTTTCCTCAAGGAGATTCCGCTCCGGTCCGAGGCCCGCGCTCAGCGACATCACCGCCCATTCGCGGATCGGGTCGATCGGCGGGTTGGTCACCTGGGCGAAGAGTTGCTTGAAGTAGGTGTAGAGCAGGCGCGGGTGGGTCGAGAGGACCGCCAGCGGGATATCATCCCCCATGGAGAAGACGGCCTCCTGCGCACCCTTGATCATCGGCGGGAAGACCATGTCCAGTTCCTCGAGGGAGATGCCGTGGGCGACCTGCTGGCGGGAAAGGTCCAGCGGGGTGAAGTCGATGTCCGGCGCGTGGGCGGAGGGCGAGACGAACTTGCGCAGTTCCAGGCGGTTCTCGTCGATCCAGCGGCGGTAGGGCTTCTGCTGGGCGAGTTCTTCCTTGATCTCGCGGTCCATCTTCAGCTCACCGGTCAGGGTGTTCGCCGACATCATCTGTCCCGGGCCGAGGCGGCCCTTGCGGACGATGTTGGAGTCCTCGAAGATCACAGCACCCGCTTCGGAGCCGATGTAGAGGATGCCGTCAGCGGTCACCTTGTAGCGGGACGGACGGAGGCCGTTCCGGTCGAGCGAGGCGCAGAGCTTCGTGCCGTCCGTGAAGACGAGGCCCGCAGGACCGTCCCATGGTTCGGAGAAGGAGCGGTTGTATTGGTAGAAGGCGCGGAGGTTGTCGGAAATGTCCTCGTCGTTCCGGTAGGCGGGCGGCACCAGCATGCACATGGCGTGCTCCGGGGAGCGGCCGGACAGGATCAGCAGTTCCAGCGCGTGGTCCAGCGAGGCGGAGTCGGACTCGCCGTGGCGCATCAGGTCCTTCACCAGATCGATCTCGTCACCCCAGATCGGGGAGGAGAAGAACTCCTCGCGGGAGGTCATCCAGTTGCGGTTGCCTTCCACGGTGTTGATCTCGCCGTTGTGGCACATGTTCCGGAACGGCTGGCCGAGCGGCCAGGCCGGGAACGTGTTGGTGGAGAAACGCTGGTGGTAGAGGGAAATGGCGATCTCGTAGTCCGGATCCTGCAGGTCCAGATAGAACGCGCGCAGGGCGGCCGGCATCGCCAGCGCCTTGTAGGACAGCAGACGGCTGGAGAAGGACGGCATGTAGAAGCCGTGGATCTCCTTCGTTTGGTGCTCGATCTCGCGGCGGCAGAGGTAGAGCTGGCGCTCATAGACATCCGCCTCCATGCCCGCTGGCTTGAGGAGGAGCAGGTGCTCGATCTGCGGGCGGCTTGCCTGGGCGATCTTGCCCAGCGCGTCCACATCCACCGGCACCTCGCGCCAGCCGATGCGGGTGATGCCGCGCCGGTCGGTCACCTCGGCGGCGATCTTCTTGATGTCCGCCGCCGCGCCTTCGTTGTCACGGGGGAAAAAGAACACGGCCACGCCGAGATCGGCCTCGTTCTCCAGCGTGTGGCCGAGCTTTTCAGCCGCCTTGCGGAAGAGCGGGTAGGGGATCTGGGTCAGCACGCCGGAGCCGTCACCGGTCTTCATGTCCGCATCCACCGCACCACGGTGGGTCATGCAGCAGACGGAGGTGAGGGCGTGATCGAGGATCTGGTAGCTGCGTTTTCCCTTCAAGTGGGCGATGGCGCCCATGCCGCAGTTATCATGTTCCTGGGAAAGCCGGTGGAGTGAACCGGGAACGAGCGGGGTGCTTGAATGGTAGAACGGATTCATCTGGGATTCTCTAAATCAAAGAGGTAGAAGCCGGAGTGGGGACAGATGGTCCCTACCTCCGGCGCTGG includes:
- a CDS encoding glutamate synthase subunit alpha, which produces MNPFYHSSTPLVPGSLHRLSQEHDNCGMGAIAHLKGKRSYQILDHALTSVCCMTHRGAVDADMKTGDGSGVLTQIPYPLFRKAAEKLGHTLENEADLGVAVFFFPRDNEGAAADIKKIAAEVTDRRGITRIGWREVPVDVDALGKIAQASRPQIEHLLLLKPAGMEADVYERQLYLCRREIEHQTKEIHGFYMPSFSSRLLSYKALAMPAALRAFYLDLQDPDYEIAISLYHQRFSTNTFPAWPLGQPFRNMCHNGEINTVEGNRNWMTSREEFFSSPIWGDEIDLVKDLMRHGESDSASLDHALELLILSGRSPEHAMCMLVPPAYRNDEDISDNLRAFYQYNRSFSEPWDGPAGLVFTDGTKLCASLDRNGLRPSRYKVTADGILYIGSEAGAVIFEDSNIVRKGRLGPGQMMSANTLTGELKMDREIKEELAQQKPYRRWIDENRLELRKFVSPSAHAPDIDFTPLDLSRQQVAHGISLEELDMVFPPMIKGAQEAVFSMGDDIPLAVLSTHPRLLYTYFKQLFAQVTNPPIDPIREWAVMSLSAGLGPERNLLEETPGHCRTVSLESAILFEHELEKTKDLGEEGFPAVTLDCTWAASSGAEGLKPRLDKLCLEAEEAVKSNHSILILSDRATSAGKVPIPTLLAIGTIHHHLTRIRKRMRASLVIETGEARDVHQIACCFGFGATAVCPYLGYATVRQLVAADKGKGKLDISTEKAMSNYRKALEKGLLKIMSKMGISVLNSYQGSQTFEAIGIGTDVVDFSFTGVSSKIGGIGFAEIAEESLIRHRAAYEVEVPVGETLDLGDPGYNRYRKSGERHVFTTENIKNFHTYVKSGRAEDYEEYVRVSLEVNPVAIKDLIEFVPSAGGAIPIEEVESIETIRQRFTTAAMSLGALSPEAHETLAIAMNRIGAKSDSGEGGEDPVRFQPYPNGD